In the Sulfitobacter pacificus genome, one interval contains:
- a CDS encoding TadE/TadG family type IV pilus assembly protein, with amino-acid sequence MTQLLRKKRADLSDLATFYRNFAKDEDGVVTIFACFMVFMMIMVGGIGVDMMRHEMERTRIQAVADRAVLAAADLDQRLQPEAVVRDYFAKSGMADFVSEVTVDQGLNYRTVTVDATANVDTQFMDFLGVDSLSVPSVSTAEEKVNKVEISMVLDISGSMRHNNKMSNLHDAAGSFLDAVLKEETRDLISVSVVPYTAQVNAGKDIFDLMDVDQTHDYSHCIDFTDADFGYPAIYAGHVQGSEPYEHMQHFDAGYSWNGSRSENAITNPGCPKQPYEAITAFSQDKEALKAQINQFRPRANTAIHLGMKWGVGMLDPAWQAFNSALPEVDEAFRDRPAAYPDPDAPGTNETLKTIILMTDGENVSTQRIVKDYVYARESHWLHWSKYPLNYYLNRHVRSRDHWRWKYTKYTPSFADSLLSDICDAAKENNIVIWSIGFEVTDHGANVMRDCASSPSHFFRVEGIEITEAFDSIARQINQLRLTQ; translated from the coding sequence ATGACACAACTACTGCGTAAAAAACGCGCTGATCTAAGTGATCTGGCGACATTCTATCGCAATTTTGCAAAGGACGAGGACGGGGTTGTCACCATCTTTGCCTGTTTCATGGTTTTCATGATGATCATGGTTGGTGGCATCGGCGTGGACATGATGCGCCACGAAATGGAACGGACCCGCATTCAAGCGGTGGCCGACCGTGCTGTTCTTGCTGCCGCCGATCTGGACCAGCGACTGCAACCCGAAGCGGTTGTGCGGGATTACTTTGCCAAATCTGGCATGGCCGACTTCGTTTCCGAAGTGACTGTGGATCAGGGGCTGAACTACCGTACGGTAACAGTTGATGCCACAGCCAATGTCGACACGCAATTCATGGACTTCCTTGGTGTTGACTCATTGTCAGTGCCAAGTGTTTCGACTGCCGAAGAAAAGGTAAACAAGGTCGAGATCTCGATGGTACTCGATATCTCCGGTTCCATGCGCCACAACAACAAGATGTCAAACCTGCATGACGCCGCAGGGTCCTTTCTGGATGCCGTCCTGAAAGAGGAAACCAGAGATCTGATTTCTGTCTCCGTTGTGCCCTACACCGCACAGGTGAACGCTGGCAAAGATATCTTTGATCTGATGGATGTCGACCAGACCCATGATTATTCCCACTGCATCGATTTCACCGATGCTGATTTCGGCTACCCTGCCATCTACGCCGGCCATGTTCAGGGCAGTGAACCCTATGAACACATGCAGCATTTTGATGCAGGCTATAGCTGGAATGGCAGCCGGTCAGAGAATGCAATCACCAACCCAGGCTGCCCGAAACAGCCCTATGAGGCAATCACTGCCTTCTCACAGGACAAAGAAGCCCTGAAAGCCCAGATCAACCAGTTCCGTCCGCGGGCGAACACGGCCATCCATCTGGGCATGAAATGGGGTGTTGGCATGCTTGATCCGGCATGGCAGGCATTTAATTCGGCGCTGCCGGAAGTTGACGAAGCCTTCCGCGACCGGCCTGCCGCCTATCCCGATCCAGATGCCCCCGGCACAAACGAAACATTGAAAACCATCATCCTGATGACCGATGGTGAAAACGTTTCGACCCAGCGCATCGTCAAGGACTATGTCTATGCCCGCGAAAGCCACTGGCTGCACTGGAGCAAATACCCGCTGAACTATTACCTGAACCGGCATGTCCGCTCTCGTGACCACTGGCGCTGGAAGTACACCAAATACACGCCAAGTTTTGCCGACAGCCTGCTCAGCGACATCTGCGACGCGGCCAAGGAAAACAATATCGTAATCTGGTCTATCGGGTTCGAAGTGACAGACCATGGTGCCAACGTGATGCGTGATTGCGCCTCCTCACCCAGCCATTTCTTCCGGGTGGAAGGTATCGAGATCACAGAAGCGTTTGACTCCATCGCCCGCCAGATCAACCAGTTGAGGCTCACACAATGA
- a CDS encoding Glu/Leu/Phe/Val family dehydrogenase, with the protein MQSSNEPSFRESVDIMFNRAVALMDLPPGLEEKIRVCNATYTVRFGVRLRGKIQTFTGYRSVHSEHMEPVKGGIRYSLGVNQDEVEALAALMTYKCSLVEAPFGGSKGGLCIDPREYDEHELELITRRFAYELIKRDMINPAQNVPAPDMGTGEREMAWIADQYKRMNTTDINGVACVTGKPTNAGGIQGRTEATGRGVQYALHAFFRDKQGMEKAGLTGKLKDKRVVVQGLGNVGYHAAKFLSEEDGCKITAIIERDGALHDENGLDVQAVYDWIGKHGTITGYPDSKMEENGAKLLELDCDILIPAALEGVINLSNAERIKAPLIIEAANGPVTAGADEILRDKGCVIIPDMYANAGGVTVSYFEWVKNLSHIRFGRMQRRQEESRHQLVVDELERLSADSGIGWELSPNFKEKYLRGAGELELVRSGLDDTMSTAYQSMADVWHGRDDVKDLRTAAYLVSIDKVAASYRAKGL; encoded by the coding sequence ATGCAGTCATCAAACGAACCGAGTTTTCGCGAAAGCGTGGATATCATGTTTAACCGCGCCGTTGCATTGATGGATCTGCCACCGGGGCTGGAAGAGAAAATCCGCGTTTGCAACGCCACCTACACTGTGCGTTTTGGTGTGCGTCTGCGCGGCAAGATCCAGACATTCACCGGTTACCGTTCGGTCCATTCCGAACATATGGAGCCGGTCAAAGGCGGTATCCGTTATTCGCTTGGGGTGAATCAGGATGAGGTTGAAGCGCTGGCCGCTTTGATGACCTATAAATGTTCACTGGTAGAGGCCCCCTTTGGTGGGTCCAAAGGCGGGCTATGTATTGATCCGCGTGAATATGACGAGCATGAGCTTGAATTGATCACCCGCCGCTTTGCCTATGAGTTGATCAAGCGCGATATGATCAACCCGGCCCAGAACGTGCCCGCCCCCGATATGGGCACCGGCGAGCGCGAAATGGCCTGGATTGCGGATCAGTACAAACGCATGAACACCACCGACATCAACGGCGTGGCCTGTGTGACCGGGAAACCGACCAATGCGGGCGGCATTCAGGGCCGCACCGAAGCGACCGGGCGCGGCGTGCAATATGCGCTGCACGCATTTTTCCGCGACAAACAGGGTATGGAAAAGGCCGGGCTGACTGGCAAGCTGAAGGACAAGCGGGTTGTCGTGCAGGGGCTGGGCAACGTGGGCTATCACGCGGCCAAGTTCCTGAGCGAGGAAGACGGTTGCAAGATCACCGCGATCATTGAGCGCGACGGTGCCTTGCATGATGAAAACGGGCTGGATGTGCAGGCGGTTTATGATTGGATCGGCAAACATGGCACGATTACCGGCTATCCAGACAGCAAGATGGAGGAGAATGGCGCGAAGCTGCTGGAGCTGGACTGTGACATCCTGATCCCGGCGGCGCTTGAAGGGGTGATCAACCTGAGCAATGCGGAACGCATCAAGGCACCACTGATTATCGAGGCCGCTAACGGACCGGTGACAGCGGGCGCGGATGAGATCCTGCGCGACAAGGGCTGTGTCATTATCCCGGATATGTATGCCAACGCGGGTGGTGTGACGGTGTCCTACTTTGAGTGGGTCAAGAACCTGAGCCATATCCGCTTTGGCCGGATGCAGCGCCGTCAGGAGGAATCGCGTCACCAGCTGGTGGTGGACGAGCTGGAGCGGTTGTCGGCAGACAGCGGCATCGGCTGGGAGCTGAGCCCGAACTTCAAAGAGAAGTATCTGCGCGGCGCGGGCGAGCTGGAGCTGGTGCGTTCCGGTTTGGATGACACAATGTCGACGGCCTATCAGTCGATGGCGGATGTCTGGCACGGGCGCGACGATGTAAAGGACCTGCGCACGGCGGCCTATCTGGTGTCGATTGACAAAGTGGCGGCAAGCTATCGCGCCAAAGGTTTGTGA
- a CDS encoding bifunctional transcriptional activator/DNA repair enzyme AdaA, with the protein MMFDLPDDAALYAALLARDARFDGRAYVGVTSTGVFCRLTCPARKPKRENCVFFDTMGACIEAGFRPCKRCHPMAPAAEGEPAIAALLTALREDPARRWQENDVIAMGLDPSTVRRAFKRHFGMTFLEMARLTRLRTGAAVLPEGGRVIDAQIEASYDSPAAFRRAFGKWLGLAPSKFVSDATLRADWIETKLGPMIAVSDKHALHLLEFAERKALPAELKRLYGFAKGSLGFGRFAPTDQIEAEMAAFMAGQSADFQTRLAPLGTAFTQEVWRALREIPAGQTRSYGEVAKAMGRPEATRAVARANGANPIAIVIPCHRVIGADGALTGYGGGLWRKQALIEMERGFAQGTGGR; encoded by the coding sequence ATGATGTTTGATCTTCCAGATGATGCGGCGCTCTATGCGGCCTTGCTGGCGCGGGATGCGCGGTTTGACGGGCGGGCCTATGTCGGCGTGACCTCTACCGGTGTATTTTGTCGCCTGACCTGTCCCGCGCGTAAACCCAAACGCGAGAACTGTGTGTTCTTTGACACGATGGGGGCCTGTATCGAAGCGGGGTTTCGCCCCTGCAAACGCTGCCACCCGATGGCACCGGCAGCAGAGGGCGAACCGGCCATAGCGGCCTTGTTGACGGCATTGCGCGAGGATCCGGCACGGCGCTGGCAGGAAAATGATGTGATTGCCATGGGGTTGGACCCGTCAACGGTGCGGCGCGCCTTCAAACGCCATTTCGGCATGACCTTCCTTGAGATGGCGCGGCTGACGCGGCTGCGCACGGGGGCGGCCGTTTTGCCGGAAGGCGGGCGGGTTATCGATGCACAGATCGAGGCGTCTTATGACAGCCCCGCCGCCTTTCGCCGTGCCTTTGGCAAATGGCTGGGGCTGGCCCCGTCGAAGTTTGTGTCGGATGCCACATTGCGGGCCGATTGGATCGAGACCAAGCTGGGGCCGATGATTGCGGTCAGCGATAAACATGCGCTGCATTTGCTGGAATTTGCCGAACGCAAGGCGCTGCCGGCGGAATTGAAACGGCTGTATGGTTTTGCCAAAGGGTCGCTGGGCTTTGGCCGCTTTGCCCCGACAGACCAGATAGAGGCCGAGATGGCGGCGTTTATGGCGGGGCAATCTGCCGATTTCCAGACTCGGCTGGCGCCTCTGGGCACAGCATTCACCCAAGAGGTCTGGCGGGCCTTGCGCGAGATACCGGCGGGGCAAACCCGCTCTTACGGGGAGGTGGCCAAAGCTATGGGCCGTCCCGAGGCGACACGGGCGGTGGCGCGGGCCAATGGGGCGAACCCGATTGCAATTGTGATTCCCTGTCATCGCGTGATTGGCGCGGATGGGGCGCTGACCGGATATGGTGGTGGTTTGTGGCGCAAACAGGCGTTGATCGAAATGGAGCGCGGATTTGCGCAGGGAACAGGAGGAAGATGA
- a CDS encoding isocitrate lyase/PEP mutase family protein, translating into MEFSEKAAAFRGLHAKGDPLVLHNIWDAGSAKAVADAGASAVATGSWAVAAAQGFADGEALPMADALRVAGQVAGAVEVPVTVDFEGGYALTPTEVAVNAVLLREAGAVGMNFEDRVVGGEGLHPVRDQAARIAAIRAALGPAFFINARTDVFFCGDTAPAADLMVQAVARAKAYAEAGADGIFVPGLADADLIAQFCGAQELPVNVMRMGDALPIEKLAKAGVARISHGPGPYIAAMKAIGAAAAV; encoded by the coding sequence ATGGAATTTTCAGAAAAAGCGGCGGCGTTCCGGGGCTTGCATGCGAAGGGGGACCCGCTGGTTTTGCACAATATTTGGGATGCGGGATCGGCCAAGGCAGTGGCGGATGCAGGGGCCAGTGCGGTGGCAACGGGCAGCTGGGCCGTGGCCGCCGCACAGGGGTTTGCGGATGGTGAGGCGCTGCCGATGGCGGATGCCTTACGGGTGGCGGGGCAGGTGGCGGGGGCTGTGGAGGTGCCAGTCACGGTGGATTTTGAAGGCGGGTATGCGCTGACCCCGACAGAGGTGGCGGTGAATGCGGTGTTGCTGCGCGAGGCCGGGGCGGTTGGTATGAACTTCGAGGACCGCGTTGTCGGTGGCGAGGGGCTGCACCCTGTGCGCGATCAGGCCGCGCGGATTGCGGCGATCAGGGCGGCGCTGGGGCCCGCATTTTTCATCAATGCGCGCACGGATGTGTTTTTCTGCGGCGATACCGCGCCAGCGGCGGATCTGATGGTGCAGGCGGTTGCGCGCGCCAAGGCCTATGCCGAGGCCGGGGCAGATGGGATATTCGTGCCCGGTCTGGCGGATGCGGATCTGATCGCGCAGTTTTGCGGCGCGCAGGAGCTGCCGGTCAATGTGATGCGGATGGGCGATGCCCTGCCGATTGAAAAGCTGGCCAAAGCGGGTGTTGCACGGATCAGCCATGGGCCGGGGCCCTATATTGCTGCGATGAAGGCAATAGGTGCTGCTGCGGCGGTTTAA
- a CDS encoding sarcosine oxidase subunit beta family protein yields MRFSGLRVLREGLSGNKSWTPHWRDPEPKAEYDAVIIGGGGHGLSTAYYLAKNHGMTNIAVLEKGYLGGGNVGRNTTIVRANYGLEGNSQFYSHSLKLWEGLEQDLNYNAMMSQRGIINLCHSDGQRDAFARRGNMMVSQGDDAELLSTEAVRHMLPYLDFDNIRFPIYGGLLHRRGGTARHDAVAWGFARGADQRGVDLIQQCEVTGIDIENGVVKGVQTTRGPIRAKKVGVVVAGRSGQVAAMAGMRLPIESHVLQAFVTEGIKPVIDHVVSFGMGHFYISQSDKGGLVFGGDLDFYASYAQRGNMPMMEHVMEAGMTLMPMIGKAKVLRSWGGIMDMTPDGSPIIDKTETEGLFINCGWCYGGFKAVPGSGDVFAHLMATGNRHEAAAKYRLDRFRTGVGLMDEEATGSQHNLH; encoded by the coding sequence ATGCGGTTTTCAGGGTTGCGCGTGCTGCGCGAGGGGTTGAGCGGCAACAAGAGCTGGACGCCCCATTGGCGTGATCCTGAACCCAAGGCCGAATATGATGCGGTGATCATCGGCGGTGGCGGACATGGGTTAAGCACCGCATATTATCTGGCCAAGAACCACGGCATGACCAATATCGCGGTGCTGGAAAAAGGCTATCTTGGCGGCGGCAACGTCGGGCGCAACACCACGATTGTGCGGGCGAACTACGGGCTTGAGGGCAATTCGCAGTTTTATTCCCATTCGCTGAAGCTGTGGGAAGGGCTGGAGCAGGATCTAAACTACAATGCGATGATGTCGCAGCGCGGAATTATCAACCTTTGTCATTCCGACGGTCAGCGCGACGCCTTTGCGCGGCGCGGCAATATGATGGTGTCACAGGGTGATGATGCGGAATTGCTGAGCACAGAGGCGGTGCGCCATATGCTGCCCTATCTGGATTTCGACAATATCCGTTTTCCGATTTACGGCGGTTTGCTGCACCGGCGAGGTGGCACGGCGCGCCATGATGCGGTGGCCTGGGGGTTTGCGCGCGGGGCCGATCAGCGTGGCGTGGATCTGATCCAGCAGTGTGAGGTGACGGGGATCGACATCGAGAACGGTGTTGTGAAAGGCGTGCAGACCACCCGTGGGCCGATCCGCGCGAAAAAGGTAGGGGTGGTCGTCGCTGGGCGGTCGGGGCAGGTGGCGGCAATGGCCGGGATGCGCTTGCCGATTGAAAGCCATGTGTTGCAGGCCTTTGTCACCGAAGGGATCAAGCCGGTGATCGACCATGTTGTCAGCTTTGGCATGGGGCATTTCTACATCAGCCAGTCGGATAAGGGCGGATTGGTCTTTGGCGGTGATCTAGATTTTTATGCCTCTTATGCGCAGCGTGGCAATATGCCGATGATGGAGCATGTGATGGAGGCAGGGATGACCCTGATGCCGATGATCGGCAAGGCCAAGGTGCTGCGTTCTTGGGGCGGTATCATGGATATGACGCCGGATGGATCGCCCATCATCGACAAGACCGAGACCGAAGGTTTGTTTATCAATTGCGGCTGGTGTTACGGCGGCTTCAAGGCGGTGCCGGGATCGGGGGATGTTTTTGCGCATTTGATGGCTACGGGCAATCGCCATGAAGCGGCGGCAAAATACAGATTGGACCGGTTCCGCACCGGGGTCGGTTTGATGGATGAAGAGGCGACCGGATCGCAGCATAACCTGCACTAG
- a CDS encoding sarcosine oxidase subunit delta, whose translation MRIECPLCGDRDRREFYYQGAAVMLARPEVEASAEAWDHYLHLRENPAGVTEELWHHEAGCGAWLVVKRDTRSHEISDVKLAADVKRTMGEAS comes from the coding sequence GTGAGAATTGAATGTCCGTTATGTGGAGATCGGGACCGACGTGAGTTTTATTATCAAGGTGCGGCAGTGATGTTGGCACGCCCTGAGGTAGAGGCCTCGGCAGAGGCATGGGATCACTATTTGCATCTGCGCGAGAACCCGGCGGGGGTGACCGAGGAATTATGGCATCATGAAGCGGGGTGCGGTGCCTGGCTGGTGGTGAAACGCGACACGCGCAGCCATGAGATTTCGGATGTGAAACTGGCGGCGGATGTGAAGCGGACCATGGGAGAAGCATCATGA
- a CDS encoding sarcosine oxidase subunit alpha family protein, with protein sequence MRVAGKGIVDRGQPVRFTFDGVGYDGFAGDSLASALLANGVSLMGRSFKYHRPRGVLTAGSEEPNALITLGQGAEAEPNLRATQVEVFEGMVAKSQNAWPSLDFDVMAVNDLAAPFLGAGFYYKTFMWPRKFWEAIYEPVIRKAAGLGALSGQSNTDTYEKAFAFCDLLVIGAGPAGLMAALTAGRSGLDVILADEDSVMGGRLNAESDAVGHQAGAVWAAEVVAELADMENVRLMSRTTVTGVYDGGMYGALERVNQHTGQRTGGAPLECFWRIAAKQSVLAAGAIERPVAFQNNDRPGIMMAGAVRAYLNRWGVSPGKRVAVFGNNDDAHRTARDLVKAGVHVVALIDSRADAVVEGAGFAIFKGAQVCNSGGRKALESITLRLASGEKETLQVDCLAMSGGWNPTVNLTCHTGGRPSWREDLQAFVPSEGALENMTVAGACNGVFSTLACLKDGVAAGAAAVKALGRKAADVDLPVAEDAAYRMAPLWAVAGKGRAWLDFQNDVSVKDVKQAAVENFKSVEHMKRYTTQGMATDQGKNSNVAALAILADATGRGIAETGTTTFRPPYTPVSIAAMGAGSQGHGFAPERWTTSHQASVERGAPMIEAGLWYRPSYFPKAGEATWRESCDREVGYVRRAVGVCDVSTLGKIDIQGPDAAQLLDFVYTNMFSTLKVGRVRYGLMLREDGHVMDDGTCARLGEQHFVMTTTTAAAGNVMRHLEFVTQCLHPEWQVAFTSVTEQWAQFAIAGPKARELLNGLLDVPIDGESWPFMACGGVSVGGVQGRLFRISFSGEHAYELAVPSRFGASLFDVLTARAEALGGGPYGMEALNVLRIEKGFITHAEIEGRATAFDIGMGRMISAKKDCVGKVMAAREGLVDEDRPQLVGVKPVEAEGKLSGGAFLFDRAADAIRVNHQGHVSSVGYSPDCGRMIGLAFLRRGPERLGEVVRMVDHMRGIETEVEICNPVFVDEAGERVRG encoded by the coding sequence ATGAGGGTTGCGGGCAAGGGCATTGTGGATCGCGGTCAGCCGGTGCGGTTTACCTTTGATGGTGTGGGGTATGACGGTTTTGCGGGGGATAGTCTTGCCTCGGCCCTTTTGGCGAATGGTGTGAGTTTGATGGGGCGGTCGTTCAAATACCACCGTCCGCGCGGGGTGCTGACGGCGGGCAGCGAAGAGCCGAATGCGCTGATCACGCTGGGGCAGGGCGCTGAGGCGGAGCCGAATTTGCGTGCCACACAGGTGGAGGTTTTTGAAGGGATGGTGGCGAAGAGCCAGAATGCCTGGCCGTCGCTGGATTTTGACGTGATGGCGGTGAATGATCTGGCGGCCCCGTTTCTGGGGGCCGGGTTTTATTACAAAACCTTCATGTGGCCCCGGAAGTTCTGGGAAGCGATTTACGAGCCGGTGATCCGCAAGGCGGCGGGTTTGGGTGCCTTGAGCGGGCAGAGCAATACGGACACCTATGAGAAGGCCTTTGCCTTTTGTGATCTGCTGGTGATTGGTGCGGGGCCTGCGGGGTTGATGGCGGCGCTGACCGCGGGGCGCAGCGGTCTGGATGTGATTCTGGCGGATGAAGACAGCGTGATGGGCGGGCGGTTGAACGCGGAAAGTGACGCCGTGGGACATCAGGCCGGCGCGGTTTGGGCTGCGGAGGTCGTGGCGGAACTGGCGGACATGGAGAATGTGCGGTTGATGTCGCGTACCACCGTGACCGGCGTTTATGACGGCGGCATGTATGGGGCGCTTGAGCGGGTGAACCAGCATACCGGGCAGCGGACAGGTGGCGCACCGCTGGAGTGTTTCTGGCGGATTGCGGCGAAACAGTCGGTGCTGGCAGCCGGGGCAATCGAGCGGCCTGTGGCGTTTCAGAACAATGACCGGCCCGGGATCATGATGGCCGGGGCGGTGCGGGCCTATCTGAACCGTTGGGGGGTAAGTCCCGGCAAACGGGTTGCGGTGTTTGGCAACAATGATGATGCGCACCGCACGGCGCGGGATCTGGTCAAGGCCGGTGTACATGTGGTGGCGCTGATCGACAGCCGCGCGGATGCGGTTGTTGAAGGGGCCGGATTTGCCATCTTCAAAGGCGCGCAGGTGTGTAATTCCGGCGGGCGCAAGGCGCTGGAGAGCATCACGCTGCGGCTGGCCTCGGGTGAAAAGGAGACCTTGCAAGTGGATTGTCTGGCCATGTCGGGGGGCTGGAACCCAACGGTGAACCTGACCTGTCATACCGGTGGGCGGCCAAGCTGGCGCGAGGATCTTCAGGCCTTTGTGCCGAGCGAAGGGGCTTTGGAGAATATGACTGTGGCGGGGGCCTGTAACGGGGTGTTCTCCACATTGGCCTGTCTGAAAGACGGTGTTGCGGCGGGCGCAGCGGCGGTGAAGGCGCTGGGTCGGAAGGCGGCGGATGTGGATCTGCCGGTGGCAGAGGATGCGGCGTACCGTATGGCACCGCTGTGGGCTGTGGCGGGCAAAGGGCGGGCCTGGCTGGATTTCCAGAACGATGTGTCCGTGAAGGACGTCAAACAGGCGGCTGTGGAGAATTTCAAATCTGTCGAGCATATGAAACGCTATACCACGCAGGGCATGGCAACGGATCAGGGGAAGAATTCGAACGTGGCCGCCTTGGCCATTCTGGCGGATGCCACAGGGCGCGGGATAGCGGAGACAGGGACGACCACGTTCCGACCACCCTACACGCCGGTCAGCATCGCGGCGATGGGAGCGGGCAGTCAGGGGCATGGGTTTGCGCCGGAACGCTGGACCACCTCGCATCAGGCGTCGGTGGAACGGGGGGCACCGATGATTGAGGCGGGGCTGTGGTACAGGCCAAGCTATTTCCCGAAGGCCGGAGAAGCGACATGGCGTGAAAGCTGTGATCGTGAGGTCGGGTATGTGCGCCGCGCGGTTGGTGTCTGTGATGTCTCGACGCTGGGCAAGATCGACATTCAGGGGCCAGATGCGGCGCAGCTGCTGGATTTTGTCTATACCAATATGTTTTCGACGCTGAAGGTCGGGCGGGTGCGCTATGGGCTGATGCTGCGCGAGGATGGGCATGTCATGGATGACGGCACCTGTGCGCGACTGGGTGAGCAGCATTTTGTCATGACCACCACAACGGCGGCGGCAGGCAATGTCATGCGTCATCTGGAGTTTGTAACCCAATGTCTGCATCCTGAATGGCAGGTCGCTTTTACCTCTGTCACCGAACAATGGGCGCAGTTTGCGATTGCTGGCCCCAAGGCGCGGGAGCTGTTGAACGGGCTGCTGGATGTGCCGATTGATGGCGAGAGCTGGCCGTTTATGGCTTGTGGTGGTGTCAGTGTTGGCGGGGTTCAGGGACGGTTGTTTCGGATCTCTTTCTCGGGTGAGCATGCTTATGAATTGGCGGTGCCTTCGCGCTTCGGAGCCAGCCTGTTTGATGTGCTGACAGCGCGGGCAGAGGCACTGGGCGGTGGGCCTTACGGCATGGAAGCGCTGAACGTGCTGCGGATCGAAAAAGGGTTCATCACCCATGCGGAGATTGAGGGGCGCGCAACGGCTTTTGATATTGGCATGGGGCGGATGATTTCTGCCAAGAAAGACTGTGTTGGCAAGGTGATGGCGGCGCGGGAGGGGCTGGTGGATGAGGACCGGCCACAGTTGGTCGGGGTGAAACCTGTTGAGGCGGAGGGCAAGCTGAGCGGCGGTGCGTTTCTGTTTGATCGCGCCGCGGATGCGATCCGGGTGAACCATCAGGGGCATGTGTCCTCTGTCGGGTATTCGCCGGACTGCGGGCGGATGATTGGTCTGGCGTTCCTGCGGCGCGGGCCAGAGAGGCTGGGCGAGGTGGTGCGCATGGTGGATCATATGCGCGGTATCGAAACCGAGGTGGAGATTTGTAATCCGGTGTTTGTGGATGAAGCAGGGGAGAGGGTGCGTGGTTGA
- a CDS encoding sarcosine oxidase subunit gamma, whose translation MVELKERSACAGLVPLSLGAVTVEEAGFAPMASLSAFGDTSGLSAALERAHGVKLPAAGRSTGKGGLRCLWFGRDEVMLIGAAPDAALADHAAVVDQSDAWAVVNISGAGAVDVLARLVPLDLRAGTFKRGHTARSQLGHMNASITRTGPESFQIMVFRSMAGTLLHDLKQAMAAVASRG comes from the coding sequence GTGGTTGAATTAAAGGAACGAAGCGCCTGTGCGGGGCTGGTGCCGTTGAGTTTGGGCGCTGTCACGGTTGAGGAAGCGGGGTTTGCGCCGATGGCCTCTTTGTCTGCCTTTGGCGACACATCGGGATTGTCGGCTGCGCTGGAACGGGCGCATGGGGTAAAATTGCCGGCGGCGGGGCGCAGCACGGGCAAGGGCGGTCTGCGCTGTCTTTGGTTCGGGCGCGACGAGGTGATGTTGATCGGCGCTGCCCCGGATGCGGCGCTGGCTGATCATGCTGCTGTGGTGGATCAATCCGATGCCTGGGCGGTGGTGAACATCAGCGGTGCGGGCGCGGTGGATGTGTTGGCACGGCTGGTGCCGCTGGACCTGCGGGCAGGCACGTTCAAACGGGGCCATACGGCGCGCAGTCAGCTGGGGCATATGAATGCCTCGATCACCCGCACCGGGCCGGAAAGCTTTCAGATTATGGTGTTCCGCTCGATGGCCGGCACCTTATTGCATGATCTGAAACAGGCTATGGCGGCGGTGGCGTCACGCGGTTAA